The DNA region CATCCGGGCCGCCAGCCAGGTCACGGCCCCCAGGAACAGGGTGGGCAGGCCGACGCCGAGGGCCTGGATCCAGCTGGTCACCGCGCCGACGCGGTACCCCTCCGCCTGCAAGGCCCGCGAGCCGCTCCGGTAGCGCTCGGCGTACACCTCCTTGCCGCCGATGCCGTTGAGTACGCGCAGGCCCCCGACCATGTCCTCGAACCGGTCGGCGAGCCGGCCCTGCCGCTCCCGGTACGTCGCCTCGACGCCCTGCAGCCGCCCCAGCAGCGGGCCGACCAGCACCGCGAGCAGCGGTACCCCGAGCAGCACCACCGCGGCGAGCAGCGGTTCCACGGCCAGCAGCAACGCGGCCACGACGACGAAGGCGAGGACCGCGCCGACACCGGGGCCCGTGATGGTCAGCGTGCCGGCGATCACGGCGACGTCGCCGAAGCCGATCGTGACGACTTCCCCGGCCGTGACCCGCCGCGGCAGCGCCCCGCCCAGCCGGGTCGCCTGTCCGACCACGACCCGCACGGAACGGAAGGCGGCGTCCAGCCGCACCCTGGTCATCGTGCGGTGCCGCATGATGGCCAGCCACGCGTTCAGCACCCCCACACCCAGCAGCGCCGCGACCCAGCCGGCCAGTGCGGGCCACCGTCCCGGTTGCAACCCGTCGTCGATGGCGCGGGAGAGCAGGTACGGCGGCAGCGTCAGACAGACCATCCAGGCGCTGCCGAGCAGCGCACCGGCGGCGATCCGGCGGCGCTGACAGACGATCAGCCACCAGAGGTATCGCAGGGCGCTGCGGTGGTCGGGGGGTCGTATGGGGTGCGGTGGGCGATTCCTGATCTCGATCCCTCCCTGGGACGGCAGCGGAACGCGGTCGCGGATGCCTGCTCCATGGATCGTACGGACAGCGTGTACGTGCAGTCCGTGTCGGGGACGACGACGAGGAGCGGGGCGCCGGTCTTGATGTGTGCGTGGGCGGCGCGTTGGCTCTCGCGGTCCTCGTACCAGGCGCGGAGTTCCGCGAGGTGGCCGAGGCGCGGGTCGAGGCCGAGCCGGTCCACGATCCACAACGCCTGCCCGCCGAGCCACCGCAGCGCGAGGACGGGGGAGATCGTCCGGAAGGTGCCCAGGACGTACCGCGCCGTTTCATCGGCGCCGTACACGAGCCCTTCGGCGATTGCCGCGCACAGGTAACTCGCCTGCTCGGGCGATGCGTTCACGTCGCCGGTCACAGGATCCGCCCCTCGCTCCGGGCATTGCACCGCGCGATCTCGGCCCGCAACCGCTCTATCGGACTCGGAGCCCGCACGCTTGCGGGCTCCGCCTCCCACTCCGTCCCGCCACAGACCGGCCGCAACGACCAGTACGGGCCGGACGTCCCCCGGAACTCTCCGACCTGGTCACGGCGGCTGGTGTCCACCAACAGCGTGCCGGGTGAGGGCAGTTGTGGGGGATTCTGCTCGTTCGGGGGGCCGTTTTGCACAGACACGGGCCACTCCTCTCCGTAACGGTTCCGCTACCAAGGGGGATCAGCGTGGCCTAGAGTCGAGAAGGTCTTCAACTTACGCAGATTGACAGGCAAGTTAGGTGCCGGATGGTGAATCGGAAGGAACTGGACCCCGATCGATCGCCGAGTGCGGCGTTCGGCGCGCGTCTTCGCAGTTTGCGGGATGAGCGTGGCTGGACGCAGGATGAACTCGGCGAGCGCATGGGGTGTTCCGGGGCGCACATTTCTGCTGTTGAAACTGGACGGCGGAAACCAACTCAACAGTTCGCAGCAAGTGCTGACAGGACGTTTGGAACCGGCAACCGGTTCGAACGCCAGAGCCGGGCGGTCAGGCACAGGGCGCTGCTTGAGGGCTTCCCGGAGTACGTCACTCACGAGGCGCGCGCGGTAGAGATCAGGCTCTACGAAGTTGGTGTCATACCTGGCCTGCTCCAGACTCCGGAGTACGCATCAGCGCTCGGAAAGAGCACGGTGAAACGGGGCGTTGCCTCGCGGGAGCAAGCCGACGAGCGGATTGCGCTGGTGGCGCAGCGCCAAGCGTCGCTCACACGAACACCGCCCCCGTTGGTTTTCGTGGTGCTTGACGAAAGCTGTCTCCTCCGTCCCATCGGGGACGGCGCGCTCATGGGCGCACAGTTCGCGCGTTTGATGGAGTTTGCCGAGCTGCCGAACACCGTGCTTCAAGTCGCTCCGTTCGCCATCGGGGTTCGTCGTCCGATGACGTTGCCGGTAACAGTGCTCACGATGCCGGACCGTTCGCTCATGTCGTACGCGGAGTCCGCCAACCGGGGCCATCTTGAGCGGGACAGCGCATCGGTGCTGCCCATCCTGACGGACTACCATCAACTACAGGCCGAAGCGCTGTCGCGAGCGGCGTCCGTGGCCATGATCAGCCAGTTACGAAAGGGCACCCCGTGACGACCGAGTCCCCCCGTTGGTTCAAGTCTTCATTCAGCGAGAACGGCGGCCAGTGCATCGAGGTCGCCGCCAACCTCGTCGCCCCGCTCGGCGTGGTTCCCGTCCGCGACTCCAAGAACCCGAGCGGCCCGGTGCTGAATGCCTCCGCCGCCTCGTTCGCCTCGTTCGTGGCGGGCGTCAAGGCCGGAGAGCTCGGCACCATCTGACCGCCCGGTCAATGCACACCGTTGCAGGCTGCCCCATCGTGCCGAGTGCGGTGGGGCTTCTTCCGCACAGGCCGATCAGGTAGCCCTGGGAGGGAACCGGTCATGACCCTGTGTGTGAAAGCTGCGCCGGTGGCACAGCCGCCCCGCGATGCTTGATGTTGACGGCCGAAGCCTTGGCCAGTGCCACGGGGTTCACTGCCGTCAGGCGCATGACAACTGTGCGCCTTCGGGAACTGGTCAGCCGGCTCCCCGGGTTCGTCCGGGACCCATCACGCCAGGAGGTCGCGCCAGCGGTCGGCCGACTCCAAGGTGTCCAGGCTGACCTGCTCCAGGAACGCGCCTGACCTGGCCTGCCGCTGCCCCACGGGGCTGTCGGGTCCGTACGTCTGTGCCGAGGCCATCGCAGCCCGCGCCGCCTCCAGCGTCTGCCGCGCGCTGAGCACGACGGAGTGGTACCAGGCCTCGTCGTCGATCACGTAGACGTCGCGACGCCGCTGCGGATCGCGTTCGCGCCGGACATAGCCGTGCTGGACGAGGTAGTTGACGGCCACGGAGACGGAGGCGGGGCTGACCTCCAGCCTGCGGGTCAGCTCGGCCGCGGTGCGCCTGCCGTCCTCGGACAGCAGCAGGTCGACGTGCACGCGTGCTGTCATCCTCGGCAGCCCCGCCCGGACCGCTATCTCGATGATCTCCTCTCCCGTTGTGCCACTCGGCGGTCCGGCCGTGCGCGGGGGTGTTGGTGTGCCACGCCGCGCCCGCTGGGCCGTCGCCCGATGCGCCTGCTGGGGCTGGTAGCCGCTGGGGCCGCCGTTGCGTCCGATCTCCCGGCTGATCGTCGAGGTCGGCCGGTCGAGCCGCCTCGCGATCTCGGCGTAGGAGAGCCCGTCGGTGAGTCCGGCCGCGATGCGCTGGCGGTCCTGCTGGGTCAACCGTCCTCCTGGCATGCCGTCAGTATTGCTTTCGCCGCCATTCATTGCAACGCGATATTGCATTCAGGCCCATCGTCATTGCATCAATATTCCGCTATTCATCTGGGGAAACGCCTTTCTGCCGATTGACGCCATTCTGAATGCAACGTAGCTTTCGAGCATCGTCAAACGCGTACTATCGCGAGATGAGGAATGGTCATGGGTGAATTACTGCACACCGTCACGACGATGCCGACGGAGCGTCGGTCCGGCTGTCCCTTCGACCCGCCGGCGGAGCTGGTCGACGCCCGCCGGCACGGCCCCATCAGCGGGTACACCTTCCCCGGCGGAAAGCCCGGCTGGCTGATCACCGGATACGACCTGGTCAGGGCGGTCCTGGCTGACCAGCGGTTCAGCTCGCGCAAGGAGCTCCTGCTCCACCCGACCATCGACTACGGAGACATGAAGTCACCCCCGGCGCCGCCCGGTGAGTTCCTCCTCATGGACGAGCCCCTGCACAGCCGCTACCGAAAGCCGCTGATGGGCAAGTTCACCGTACGGCGGATGCGTCTGCTCACCGAGCGCGTCGAGCAGATCACCGCCGACCACCTGGACGCCATGGAGGAGGCCGGGCCGTCGGCGGACCTGGTGACCGCGTTCGCCAAGCCCGTCCCCGCCATCGTGATCTGTGAACTGCTGGGGGTGCCGTACGAGGACCGGGGGTCCTTCCAGGAGCAGGTCGACTCGTTCATGAGCGGGGAGACGAGCGACGAGGACCTGATAGCGGCCTACACCGCGACCCAGGAGTACCTCGCGGAACTGGTGGCCGCCAAACGCGCGAACCCCACCGACGACGTGCTCAGCGACCTCACCACCGACAGCGATCTGACCGACGAGGAGCTGAAGGGGATCGCCCTGGTCCTGCTGGCGGCCGGGTTCGACACCACCGCGAACATGCTGGCCCTCGGCACCTTCGCGCTGCTGCGCAACCCGGAGCAACTGGCCGCGCTGCGTGCCGATCCCACGCTCGCCGACCCGGCCGTGGAGGAGTTGCTGCGGTACCTCAGCGTCGCCAAGACGTTCATGAGGACGGCGCTGGAGGACGTCGAGGTGGGCGGCCGGACCATCAAGGCCGGCTCGCCTGTGATCCTGTCGTACAACACCGCCAACCGCGACCCCGAGCGCTTCGCCGATCCCCACGTGCTCGACCTCCGCAGGCAGGACGGTGGACACCTGGCCTTCGGCCACGGCATCCACCAGTGCCTGGGGCAGCAACTGGCCCGCGTCGAGATGAAGGTCGCGTTCCCCGCGCTGTTCAACCGCTTCCCCACGCTGCGCCTGGCCGTACCGCCCGAAGAGGTTGCCCTGCGTCCGGAGATCGCGGACATCTACGGGGTGAAGAGCCTCCCGGTCACCTGGGACGTGTGACCGATGAGGATCACTGCGGACGCCGAGCGCTGCGCTGTCGTGGAACCGTCTGCCTGCCGGGAGGCCGCAGACGGTGCGACACGAGCCGCACGATCCGCCCCGCGAGTGCCAGAGGCATCCTCGTTCGTTGCTATCCGTTCGCCCCGACCGGCGGCACATCTTTCCTCAGCCGGAGAAAGGCTCAAGGACGAAGCGACCCCACGCGACAAAGGCTGCGAGCACGAGGTAGACCGAGTTCAGCATCACGAGCTTGTACTGACCAAGGCGGCCATGAGTGATCATCGCGCCGACCATGAGAGCAACCCAGCACACAGCGGTTACCGGAACCATGACCGGTGCGATGTCGAGCACGGCGGGCAGGATCAGGCCGACTGCGGCCAGCAGCTCCAGGAACCCGAGGGTCTTGACGAAACCGATGCCGGCGTCTTGGGTCCATTCCCCGCCATCGTGCGCGGCCAGTTTCTCCTTGGGTATGAACGCCTTGCTGATGCCGCCGCCCAGGGCGACTGCGGCCAGCAGTCCGGTCGCAATCCACAGAGTGAGGTTCATGGGGTTTCTCCTTGCCTTGTGTCGGTGGCTCCGGGTGTCGACAACCGACCGTGAACGCTTGGCCGAACTGCTGGTTCAGCGGTGGACAGCGGCCTCGCCGCGCTTGGCCTGCAGCAGTTGCCGGCGCTTGTCATCCTTGAAGCCCCAGGTGAACGAGCCGGGCTTGCGTGCCTCGTCCACCAGTTCCTTGACGACGCCCTTGCAAGCGCGCTCCTTGATCCCTGCGCCGAGGCGGCCGCCGATGCAGTACCTGTTCGCGGTGTCGTCCTTGGAGGCGATCTGCACGGTGGCGGCGCGACGGCCCAGGGCGATGCACTGGCCGAAGAAACCCACGTTGATGGCCTCGGGCTGCGCACCCGCGATCCGGGCCAGCACCGTGTCGGCGGCGTGCGCTCCCAGCGGACGAGCGGTCTGGCAGCTCATTCGCAGCGGCAGGTCCGACGGTGCCGCCGAATCCCCGGCCGCGACGATGCGCACATCGTCCACGCTCGTCAACGTCTCGTCGGTGAGCAGGCGGCCCAAGGCGTCGGTGCTCAGCCCGCTGCACGTGGCCAGGTCCGGCACGCCGAACCCGGCGGTCCAGATCGTCACCGTGCTCGGCAGCGTGTGGCCGCCACTGAGCTGCACGGTATCGCGGGTCACCGCCGTCACCTTCGCGTCGGGGCCTTCGAGTACGGTCACCCCGAGCCTGGCCAGCCTCTTGGCAACCGAGCGCCGAACCCGCGGATGCAGATAGGAGCCGAGTACCCCGCCGCACACCAGGGTCACCCGACGGCCCTGCTCCGCCAGCTCGGCGGCGATCTCGATACCGGTCGAACCAGCTCCCACAACCGTCACCACGGCCGTCGAGGGCGCGGCGTCGACCATCGTCCGCAACCGCTGTGCCTCCTCCAGGGTGGCGATCGGGTGGGCGAACTCGGCCGCCCCGGGGACGCGCAGGTCGGCGCTGCCACTGCCCACCGCGTAGATCAGGTAGTCGTAGCCGATCGTGCCGCCGCTCGCCGACGTCACGCTGCGCCCGGGGGCGTCGATCCGTGCCACGGTGTCGACCACCAGCCGGACGCGCTCGCCCAGGACCTCCCGGTAGTCGACGACCGCCGCGTGGGACCCTCCCACCACCTGGTGCAGGCGAACCCTCTCGACAAAGGCCGAACGCGGGTTGACCAGCGTCACTGATACGTCGTCGCGCTGCGTCAGACGATTGGCGGCCAAGACGCCCGCGTACCCGCCGCCGATCACGACCACATCGGTGCTCCCAGTCATGGTGTCTCCTTCGTTCCGAGGGGTTCGGGCACAAGACACCGCAAGACCGATCGCTGTGACAGCATGTGAGGCGGATCACTCTGCGGGGGCTCGGGCTCGGCCCAGGGTTCACCGCGGCGACGCTCGCCGCTGAACGCGGCGTCGCCCTGCCCGCTCCCTTCCCCGCCGCAGCGGATCCTTCGCCGTGGTCGCTGGCCGCCTGGCTGCTACTGGCTGGGGACCACTGCGGTGCCTCCACATGCCACGGCACGTTCCCGGTCCGCGTGGTCCGCGTCGACGGCCAGGGGGATTGCTCGTGATCACGCGGATCCGCTCACGTAACCGCGGATCCTGGAGGACCGGTCTCAGGTCAGGCTCTCCCGCCAAGCCCGGTGCAGCCCCGCGAAGCGGCCGGTGCCGGCGATGAGGTCGGCCGGGGCGCCGTCCTCCACGATGCGGCCGTGCTCTATCACCAGGACCCGGTCCGCGATCTCCACCGTGGAGAGGCGGTGGGCGATCACCACCGCGGTCCGGCCGTGCAGCACCGTGTCCATGGCCCGTTGCACCGCCCGTTCGCCGGGGACGTCCAGCGAGCTCGTCGCCTCGTCGAGGATCAGTACTGCCGGGTTGGCCAGCAGGGCCCGGGCGAAGCCGACCAACTGGCGCTGGCCGGCCGAGATCCGGCCGCCCCTCTTGCGCACGTCCGTGTCGTATCCGTCGGGCAGTCCGCTGATGAAATCGTGCGCGCCGATCGCCTTGGCGGCCTGTTCGATCTCCGCACGGGTCGCGTCCGGGCTGCCGACCGCGATGTTCTCGGCGACCGTTCCGGAGAACAGGAACGCCTCCTGGGTCACCATCACCACACCGCGCCGCAGCTCCGGCACGGCCAGGTCCCGCAGATCCGTCCCGTCGAGCAGCACCCGGCCGTCCGACGGGTCGTAGAACCGGGCCAGCAGTTTGGCCAGCGTCGACTTGCCCGCGCCCGTCGACCCGACCACGGCGACGGTCTGGCCGGCCGGGATCGTGAGATCGAAGCGGGGCAGCACCTCGCCGCCCGTGCGGTAGGTGAAGCGCACCTGGTCGAAGACGACCTCGCGGCCCGGGTGTTCGCCGGTCAGGGGCGGCAGCTCCCGGGGGCTCGACGTCTCCGGGACGGACGGGGTCTGGGCCAGCAGGCCCGCGATCTTCTCCAGCGAGGCCGCGGCCGACTGGTAGGAGTTGAGGAACATGCCGAGCCGGTCGATCGGGTCGTACAGTCGGCGCAGATAGAGCACGGCCGCGGCCAGCACCCCGAGCGCCAGGGTGCCCGAGGCCACCCGGTACGCACCCCACAGCACGATCCCGGCGACCGCCGTGTTGGCGACCAGCCGGGAGCCGACGACGTACCGCCCCATCTCCAGCATCGCGCTGCCGTTGGTCCACCGGTGCGTGTTGTTGAGGCCCTCGAAGTGCGCGTCGTTGACGGGCTCGCGGCGGAAGGCCTGGACGGGGCGGATGCCGTTCATCGTCTCCGCGAACTTCACGATGACCGCGGCGATCGCCGTCGACCGCGAGGCGTACAGCACCCCGGCCCGCCGCTGGAAGAGCCGCACCAGCAGATACAGCGGGACGAAGGACAGCACGGCCGGCGCGCCCAGACCGAAGTCCAGCCAGAGCAGCATCAGCGAGATGGAGACGAAGGACAGCACGACGCCGATCAGCTCTTGAAGCCCCTCGCTGAGCAGCTCCCGCAGTGACTCCACGTCCGTGGTGGAACGGGAGATCAGCCGGCCCGAGGTGTAGCGCTCGTGGAAGTCCACGCTCAGCGCCTGCGCATGACGGAAGATCCGCCCGCGCAGATCGAGCAGCACGTCCTGGTTGATCCGGGCGGAGGCCCGGATGAACGCGTACTGCATGCCCCCGGCCGCCGCCGAGCACAGCGCGTACCCGACCGCCACCGCGATCAACGGCCCGTAGTCCGCGTCCCGGAACGCGGGCACTCCGCTGTCGATGGCGTACGCGACGAGCAGCGGGCCGGCCTGGACCGCGGCCTGCTGGACCAGCAGCAGGAGCGCGGACACCACCACCCGGGCCTTCATCGGCCGCAGCAGCGACCTCAGCAGTGCCCTGGTCGCGCCGGGCGGGGTGGGCAGATCGTCCCGGTCGAAGCGGTCCTTGGAGTCCTTGGCGTGCTCGGCGGTTCCGGTGTCCTTGGAGCCACCGGCGTCCGCCGCGTCCTCGGCGGGAGAGGTGTCCGTCGTCGTACTGGTCATCGGGTGCGGCCCTTCTCGGCGGGGACGTCCTGGGCGAGGCGGTCCTCGGCGGACGGGTCGGGGAAGGCGTCCCCGGCGGACGCGTCCGGCGCGCCTCCGGTGCCCGACATCAGCCAGGCGTACTCCGGGCTGCTGCGCAGCAGTTCCTGATGGGTGCCGACGGCGGTGATCCGGCCCTCCGAGAGCAGCGCCACCCGGTCCGCGAGCATCACGGTGGACGGCCGGTGCGCGACCACGATCGCCGTGGTCTCCTCCAGGACCTGCCGCAGGGCCGCCTCCACCAGCGCCTCGGTGTGCACGTCCAGCGCGGAGAGCGGATCGTCCAGGACCAGGAAGCGCGGCCGGCCGACCACGGCGCGGGCCAGCGCGAGCCGTTGCCGCTGCCCGCCGGAGAGGCTGAGCCCCTGCTCGCCGACCTGGGTGCCGACGCCCTCGGGCAGATCGTGCGCGAAGTCGGCCTGGGCGATGGCGAGCGCCCTGCGCAACTCCTCGTCCCCGGCGCCCTCGGCGCCCATCAGCACGTTCTCCCCGACGCTCGCCGAGAAGAGCGTCGGCTCCTCGAAGGCCACGGACACCAGTTCGCGCAGCTGTTCCCGGGGCATGGTGGTGATGTCCGTACCGTCCAGGGTGATCCGCCCCGCGGTCGCCTCGTGCAGCCGCGGCACGAGGGCGGTGAGCGTCGTCTTCCCGGAACCCGTGGCCCCGACCAGGGCCATCGTCTCGCCGGGCCGGATACGCAGATCGATCCGGGACAGCACGGGCACGGAGCCGGGCTCCGCATCGGGATAGCGGAACTCCACGCCCTCGAAGACCATTTCGCCTCGGGCGGCCGACCCGCTGCCCGGGGCGTGGCCTTCGGTGGCGGACGCGTCGTTCTCCTCGGCCACGTCCATCACCTCGAAGAACCGCTCGGTCGCCGTCGCCGACTCCTGACTCATCGCCAGCAGGAAGCCGATCGACTCGACCGGCCACCGCAGCGCGAGCGCGGTGGAGAGAAAGGCGACCAGGGTGCCCGCGGAGAGGTCGCCGTCGGCGACCTGGACCGTGCCGAGCACCAGTGCCGCGCCGATGGCCAGCTCCGGGATCACGGTGATGGCGGCCCAGATGCCCGCGAGGAGACGGGCCTTCTCCAGCTCCGTGGTGCGCAGCCGCTGCGAGAGGGCCCGGAAGGCATGGGCCTGGCTGCGGTGCCGGCCGAAGCCCTTGATGATGCGGATGCCGAGCACGCTCTCCTCGACGACCGTCGTCAGATCGCCGACCTGGTCCTGGGCCCGGCGCGCCACGGTCGAGTACTTCGTCTCGAAGACCGAGCAGATGATCATCAGCGGTACGACCGGAACGAGCAGCACCAGCCCCAGCGTCCACTGCTGCATCAGCAGAATGACGAAGCCGATCAGGATCGTCGCCCCGTTGACCAGCAGGAAGGTCAGCGGGAAGGCCAGGAACTGACGCAGCAGCATCAGGTCCGTGGTCGCGCGCGAGAGCAACTGCCCCGACGCCCAGCGGTCGTGGAACGCCACCGGCAGCCGTTGCAGATGCCGGTACAGATCGGCCCGCATCGACGCCTCGACCCCGGCCAGCGGCCGCGCCACCATCCACCGCCGCACCCCGAACAGCGCGGCCTCGCCGATGCCCAGCAACAGCAGATACAGCGCGCCGAGCCAGACGCCGCCGGGGTCGCGGTCCGCCACCGGGCCGTCGACGATCCACTTCAGTACGAGGGGGATCACCAGGCCGACACAGGACGCGGCGATCGCGACCAGGGCGGCGCCGAACAGCCGCTTGCGTACCGGCTTCACATAAGGCCACAACCGCATCAGGGACTGAACGGTGGACCGATCCTTGGGCTCTGCATGTTCTTCGGGCATCACAGGCGAGCCTACGGTTCACCCCTGACATCGCTCATGTGGTTTTTCGGCCGACCGGCGGCGCCCCGGACCCGGTCACCGCCGGTCGCAGCCCGGTCGTAGCCCGTATCAACCGATCGGCTGATGCCCCTTCGAGCGCGATGGACGATGGTGCGCCGGCCCCCGCGACACGATGCTCGGGGGCATGGCAATCATCGAAGTGAACGGGGTGCACAAGGCGTACGCCGGGCGCACCGTGGTCGACGGAGTGAGTTTCACCGTCGACGAGGGGGAGATCTTCGGGATCCTCGGCCCCAACGGTGCGGGCAAGACCACCACCGTCGAATGCGTCGAGGGGCTGCGGGTCCCCGACGAGGGCACGGTCCGCGTCGCCGGTCTCGACCCCGTCGCCGACCACGACCGGGTCACCCGGCTGCTCGGCGCCCAGCTCCAGGAGAGCGAACTGCAGCCCAAACTCACCGTGGCCGAGGCGCTGGAGCTGTACAGCGCCTTCTACCCGGACCCCGCCGACTGGCGGGCGCTCGCCGAACGGCTCGGCCTGCACACCCAGTACGGCACCCGGTTCGCCAAGCTGTCCGGCGGTCAGAAGCAGCGACTGTCCATCGCGCTCGCCCTGGTCGGCAATCCGCGGGTGGTGGTGCTCGACGAGCTGACCACCGGCCTGGACCCGCGGGCCCGCCGGGACACCTGGAAGCTGATCGAGGACGTACGCGACAGCGGCGTCACCGTCCTGCTGGTCACGCACTTCATGGAGGAGGCCAGGCAGCTCTGCGACCGGATCGCCGTCATCGACAAGGGGAAGGTCGTCGCCCTCGACACCCCCTCCGGCCTGATCGGCAGCGCGGGCAGCTCCACGGTCATCTCCTTCACCCCGTCGCGGCCGCTCACCGACACCGAACTGGAGCAGCTGCCCGGCGCGGCCTCCGTGGAGCGCAAGGACGACCGGATCGTCATCAGCGGCACCGACGAGACGGTCAACGCCGTGATCTCCCTGCTGGCCCGGCACAGCATCACCGCACACCGGCTCCGTGTCTCGGAGGCGACGCTCGACGACGCCTTCCTCGACCTCACAGAACAGGCGGCCTGAGATGACCACGGCGAACCCGGCCACCACGACACCCGCACCGGCATCCGCGCGCAAGGCGGTGCTCAGGTCCGAGACCCGGCTCTTCCTGCGCGAACCCGGCGCCCTGTTCTGGATCGTCGTCTTCCCGACCGCGCTCCTGACGATCCTCGGCCTCATCCCCTCCTTCCGGGAGCACACCGACGATCTCGGCGGCCGGCGCGTCATCGACCTGTACGTACCGGTGGCGGTCCTGCTCGCCATGATCATGTCCGGGCTGCAGGCCATGCCGCCCGTCCTCACCGGCTACCGCGAACGCGGCATCCTGCGCCGGATGTCCACCACTCCGGTACGCCCCTCCGCACTGCTCACCGCGCAGATCGCCCTGCACGGCGCCGCCGCCCTCGGCTCCGCCGTACTGGCGATGGCCGTCGGCCGGGTCGCCTTCGGCGTCGAACTGCCCGGCCGGCCCGTCGCCTACGTCCTGGCGCTGCTCCTGTCGACGGCGAGCGTGCTGACCCTCGGCGCACTGCTCTGCGCCCTCTCCCGTACGACCAAGGCGGCCGCCGCCATCAGTTCGGTCGTGAACCTCCTGATGATGTTCACCGCCGGCGTCTGGATCCCGGTGCAGAGCATGCCCGACACCCTCCGGAACATCGTCCGGTTCACCCCGTTCGGAGCGGCGTCCGAGGCGCTGGACCGGGCGGCGTCCGGCAACTGGCCCGGCTTCACCCAGCTCGGCGTGATGGTGCTGTGGACGGCGCTGGTGACGCTGCTCGCGACCCGTCTGTTCCGCTGGGAGTGACCGCCGCGCCGGAGACGGGGAGACTGCACCCATGAAGGCGTGGGACACGGCGACGGCGCATCGGAACGACATGTTGAGCGCCGAGCTGGGGTGGGAACGGTTCTTCAGGTACGGGCCCTACGGGTTCCTCGGCCTGAGCACCCTCGTCGCGGCCGTGACCTCCCCGCTCATCATGGACCGCGCCGACGTGTACACCACCGCGGTGCTGGTGCCCGTGGCTCTCGCCCTCCAGCTCTGGTGGGGGCGGGTCAGGCCGATCGTTGTCCCCAAGTCGCGGGCGTCGCAGTTCTACTACGTC from Streptomyces sp. NBC_01591 includes:
- a CDS encoding ABC transporter ATP-binding protein gives rise to the protein MPEEHAEPKDRSTVQSLMRLWPYVKPVRKRLFGAALVAIAASCVGLVIPLVLKWIVDGPVADRDPGGVWLGALYLLLLGIGEAALFGVRRWMVARPLAGVEASMRADLYRHLQRLPVAFHDRWASGQLLSRATTDLMLLRQFLAFPLTFLLVNGATILIGFVILLMQQWTLGLVLLVPVVPLMIICSVFETKYSTVARRAQDQVGDLTTVVEESVLGIRIIKGFGRHRSQAHAFRALSQRLRTTELEKARLLAGIWAAITVIPELAIGAALVLGTVQVADGDLSAGTLVAFLSTALALRWPVESIGFLLAMSQESATATERFFEVMDVAEENDASATEGHAPGSGSAARGEMVFEGVEFRYPDAEPGSVPVLSRIDLRIRPGETMALVGATGSGKTTLTALVPRLHEATAGRITLDGTDITTMPREQLRELVSVAFEEPTLFSASVGENVLMGAEGAGDEELRRALAIAQADFAHDLPEGVGTQVGEQGLSLSGGQRQRLALARAVVGRPRFLVLDDPLSALDVHTEALVEAALRQVLEETTAIVVAHRPSTVMLADRVALLSEGRITAVGTHQELLRSSPEYAWLMSGTGGAPDASAGDAFPDPSAEDRLAQDVPAEKGRTR
- a CDS encoding ABC transporter ATP-binding protein; the protein is MAIIEVNGVHKAYAGRTVVDGVSFTVDEGEIFGILGPNGAGKTTTVECVEGLRVPDEGTVRVAGLDPVADHDRVTRLLGAQLQESELQPKLTVAEALELYSAFYPDPADWRALAERLGLHTQYGTRFAKLSGGQKQRLSIALALVGNPRVVVLDELTTGLDPRARRDTWKLIEDVRDSGVTVLLVTHFMEEARQLCDRIAVIDKGKVVALDTPSGLIGSAGSSTVISFTPSRPLTDTELEQLPGAASVERKDDRIVISGTDETVNAVISLLARHSITAHRLRVSEATLDDAFLDLTEQAA
- a CDS encoding ABC transporter permease codes for the protein MTTANPATTTPAPASARKAVLRSETRLFLREPGALFWIVVFPTALLTILGLIPSFREHTDDLGGRRVIDLYVPVAVLLAMIMSGLQAMPPVLTGYRERGILRRMSTTPVRPSALLTAQIALHGAAALGSAVLAMAVGRVAFGVELPGRPVAYVLALLLSTASVLTLGALLCALSRTTKAAAAISSVVNLLMMFTAGVWIPVQSMPDTLRNIVRFTPFGAASEALDRAASGNWPGFTQLGVMVLWTALVTLLATRLFRWE